A stretch of the Terriglobales bacterium genome encodes the following:
- the bamD gene encoding outer membrane protein assembly factor BamD: MIRRALTVLFLAALVLGAASCSNKKVKNPIANVDSKQPDKVLFDRAMDAMKHNRYDVARMTLQTLINTYPDSEYVARAKLAVGDSWYAEGGSAALAQAEIEYKDFITFFPNMPEAAEAQLKVANIHYQQMEKPDRDFTHAMRAEEEYKQLILQFPDSKLVPEAKQRLREVQEVLAEREFRIGHFYFMREMYPAAIARLESLADAYPLYSQADEALYTLGQSYERQAELIRNAPKLPEKAKEKLIAEYIQKAGAAYTRLITRYPVMDRAKDAGARLAALHLPVPTPTPQAIAQNKEEEASRGKTGMVGSVIQNFKHGPDVSASAHVGDPTMVEPQPTDASAMVRDANKAVMAAVSGGGAGSNSVSVETVSSGSGTPGPNQPPPSSDSGAPAAGDPSGPPAGQELTPNSSGTSDNQAAPPPPMTQVNEAAQPAGDNAAPAGSAAAGQKPAATDSKTESSSKSKKKKGLRKLIPF; the protein is encoded by the coding sequence GCCCTGGTTCTGGGCGCGGCCTCCTGCAGCAACAAGAAGGTCAAGAATCCCATCGCCAACGTCGACTCCAAGCAGCCCGACAAGGTGCTGTTCGACCGCGCCATGGACGCCATGAAGCACAACCGCTACGACGTGGCGCGCATGACCCTGCAGACCCTGATCAACACCTATCCCGACTCGGAGTATGTGGCCCGCGCCAAGCTGGCGGTGGGCGACTCCTGGTACGCGGAGGGCGGCTCCGCGGCCCTGGCCCAGGCGGAGATCGAGTACAAGGACTTCATCACCTTCTTCCCCAACATGCCGGAGGCGGCCGAGGCGCAGCTCAAGGTCGCCAACATCCACTACCAGCAGATGGAGAAGCCGGACCGCGACTTCACCCACGCCATGCGGGCGGAGGAGGAGTACAAGCAGCTCATCCTGCAGTTCCCCGACAGCAAGCTGGTGCCGGAAGCCAAGCAGCGGCTGCGCGAAGTGCAGGAAGTGCTGGCCGAGCGCGAGTTCCGCATCGGGCACTTCTACTTCATGCGCGAGATGTATCCGGCGGCCATCGCCCGCCTGGAGTCGCTGGCGGACGCTTATCCCCTCTACAGCCAGGCCGATGAGGCGCTCTACACCCTGGGCCAGTCCTACGAGCGGCAGGCGGAACTGATCCGCAACGCTCCCAAGCTCCCGGAGAAGGCCAAGGAGAAGCTGATCGCGGAGTACATCCAGAAGGCGGGCGCGGCCTACACCCGGCTGATCACCCGCTACCCGGTGATGGATCGCGCCAAGGACGCGGGCGCACGCCTGGCGGCGCTGCACCTGCCCGTGCCCACGCCCACGCCGCAGGCCATCGCGCAAAACAAGGAGGAGGAGGCCAGCCGGGGCAAGACCGGCATGGTGGGCTCGGTCATCCAGAACTTCAAGCATGGGCCCGACGTCTCCGCCTCCGCGCATGTGGGCGATCCCACCATGGTGGAACCGCAGCCCACGGACGCCTCGGCCATGGTGCGCGATGCCAACAAGGCGGTGATGGCGGCGGTCTCGGGAGGAGGCGCCGGCTCCAACTCCGTGAGCGTGGAGACGGTGAGCAGCGGCTCCGGCACTCCCGGTCCCAACCAGCCCCCGCCCTCCTCCGACAGCGGGGCTCCGGCAGCCGGCGACCCCTCCGGGCCCCCCGCCGGCCAGGAGCTGACGCCCAACTCCTCCGGCACCTCCGACAACCAGGCGGCTCCTCCGCCTCCCATGACCCAGGTCAACGAGGCGGCGCAGCCTGCGGGCGACAATGCTGCTCCAGCCGGCTCCGCCGCGGCCGGCCAGAAGCCGGCGGCCACCGACAGCAAGACGGAGTCGTCGAGCAAGAGCAAGAAGAAGAAGGGCCTGCGCAAGCTGATCCCCTTCTAA